In one window of Drosophila innubila isolate TH190305 chromosome 2L unlocalized genomic scaffold, UK_Dinn_1.0 4_B_2L, whole genome shotgun sequence DNA:
- the LOC117780503 gene encoding microfibril-associated glycoprotein 4-like, translating to MLKTICTIFIISTFAVLSEANPLFQNNGTNSILLGDSQVSEMRAEQERHVKSMDDELDKTMEIQHRAQKLLDGLFNGSEIQYLRAELERQSKFIEGLLNPHNCDNAKSNGINEILVPKFSKQPFKIACDVETRGGGWIVILRRMDGSVNFYRNWTEYQNGFGDLDGEFFLGLDKIHAITADKRQELLVIVEDFETDERLETYDDFAIGNNVEQYVLSLGKARGTAGDSLTRQKGMKFSTFDRDNDIDAANCAERFTGAWWYEKCHDSQLTGKYNDPTWGKGVNWDSFRGPNYSLKKAVMMIRPRY from the exons ATgttgaaaacaatttgcacaaTCTTTATAATCAGCACATTTGCTGTGCTCTCTGAAGCAAATccactttttcaaaataatggGACCAATTCAATTCTTTTAGGCGATTCTCAAGTATCCGAGATGAG AGCGGAGCAGGAGCGTCACGTAAAGTCGATGGATGATGAACTTGATAAGACTATGGAAATTCAGCATCGTGCGCAAAAATTGCTGGATGGACTTTTTAATGGATCAGAGATTCAATATCTTAGAGCGGAGCTGGAACGTCAGAGTAAATTTATTGAAGGACTTCTTAACCCACACAATTGTGACAATGCCAAGTCTAATGGGATCAACGAAATACTTGTACCCAAGTTTAGTAAACAACCCTTTAAAATTGCCTGCGATGTGGAAACTCGGGGAGGAGGATGGATTGTTATCCTGAGAAGGATGGATGGCAGTGTCAACTTTTATCGAAACTGGACTGAGTATCAAAATGGATTTGGAGATCTGGATGGAGAATTCTTCTTAGGTTTGGATAAAATACACGCAATAACTGCAGATAAAAGGCAGGAGCTACTTGTGATCGTTGAGGACTTCGAGACAGATGAACGACTTGAGACTTATGATGACTTTGCAATTGGCAACAATGTTGAGCAATATGTCTTATCTTTGGGCAAAGCCCGTGGAACTGCAGGAGACTCACTGACAAGACAAAAGGGCATGAAATTTTCCACGTTTGATCGGGACAATGATATTGACGCCGCAAACTGTGCCGAAAGATTTACGGGTGCCTGGTGGTACGAAAAATGTCACGACAG CCAATTAACGGGCAAATATAATGATCCTACCTGGGGCAAGGGCGTCAATTGGGATAGTTTTCGAGGCCCGAACTACTCCCTGAAAAAAGCCGTGATGATGATAAGGCCCAGATATTGA
- the LOC117780497 gene encoding early boundary activity protein 2 gives MENVENKAYKKEEAQRICMPVVNKTQTWPEPKTPNLLPIAPYTYYYQPQQYLQQFTPYYYNLITAPINYNLGYSYPSLMATKMDIEQYINYELKRQQSLMKEKQQQQQQQNPPARSALAPLQLQSLERQLAPQVKPIERQMTPQVQPIGRQVAPKEKRILNVQVMAMATNPRDRRPAVEPLPPVEDAFRERVAKIDKSQQHYTQLFGRLTSMLQTLNRRYDGHEPEPESEPEPDTEAEAEQECEIAPAPPSKRPRHESCSSSESQLDVETALSHYPQRLKLEDGSAVYVLGPNGTRISGQQYGQIFWTDAPVATRCLLAAVFSSDELATHTLTGKPSPAFYGRERPAKKMLDQRRVDDIVVSVRNRTGGKERNIRATITTKCADTAKKYKRRAKKASKAHMIVIDE, from the coding sequence ATGGAGAATGTGGAAAATAAAGCGTATAAAAAGGAGGAGGCTCAAAGAATTTGCATGCCAGTTGTTAACAAAACGCAAACGTGGCCAGAACCTAAGACACCAAATTTGCTGCCAATTGCGCCGTATACATATTACTATCAACCACAACAGTATTTACAACAGTTTACGCCGTATTATTACAATTTGATAACAGCGCCAATTAACTACAATTTGGGCTACAGTTATCCCTCGCTAATGGCGACCAAAATGGACATTGAGCAGTACATCAACTATGAGCTGAAACGTCAACAGAGCCTgatgaaagaaaaacaacagcaacaacaacaacaaaatccgCCAGCACGTTCAGCACTTGCGCCTCTTCAGCTGCAGTCGCTTGAACGGCAGCTGGCGCCACAGGTGAAGCCAATTGAACGCCAGATGACGCCACAAGTGCAGCCAATTGGACGCCAGGTGGCGCCAAAGGAGAAGCGCATTTTAAATGTACAAGTGATGGCCATGGCCACCAATCCGCGTGACCGGAGACCCGCTGTGGAGCCACTGCCTCCGGTTGAGGATGCGTTCAGGGAGCGTGTGGCCAAAATCGATAAGAGTCAACAACATTATACGCAACTCTTTGGACGACTCACCAGCATGTTGCAGACACTGAATCGTCGCTACGATGGCCATGAGCCGGAACCGGAATCAGAGCCGGAACCGGATACAGAGGCAGAAGCGGAGCAGGAATGCGAGATCGCTCCCGCTCCACCCTCGAAGCGACCACGTCACGAGTCCTGCAGTTCCTCGGAATCCCAACTGGATGTGGAGACGGCACTCTCGCATTATCCCCAACGCCTCAAGCTGGAGGATGGCAGCGCCGTCTATGTGCTCGGTCCCAATGGCACACGGATCAGTGGTCAGCAGTACGGCCAAATCTTCTGGACAGACGCACCAGTGGCCACACGTTGCCTCCTCGCCGCTGTCTTCAGCAGCGATGAGCTGGCCACGCACACATTGACCGGCAAACCATCGCCGGCATTCTACGGACGCGAACGTCCCGCCAAAAAGATGTTGGACCAGCGACGCGTCGACGACATCGTGGTGAGCGTGCGCAATCGCACCGGCGGCAAGGAGCGCAACATTCGGGCCACCATCACCACCAAGTGCGCCGACACGGCCAAGAAGTACAAGCGACGGGCCAAAAAGGCCTCCAAGGCCCACATGATCGTCATAGACGAATGA
- the LOC117780499 gene encoding protein insensitive yields MDAHILPANARDICHWKSHSRQQQSQQPMLLNAWTQTTSDDFELLRSLDPQEAHDPHVMAENCALREKVRYLESKLQEHTDLLTQIHAASARMQQATSTPPPPSPSPQQQQQQHPQLLTPPSSVICAAAAPPQMAAQRAQVVDYKIIAAAGADCNDADAIEIRLAAESLNSLSTSADSERLEICLGGEGEERIKRESTTTPLQLSKRCKLEENMTSTPFTPNPLQQQQSLNTFHKLPSRRSSAKWKDDNNSSGSAGSGEQIMVSIGPNNTCVPAQIFENINWSVSSLATRKLLVAIFDRETLATHSMTGKPSPAFKDQRKPLKQMLDPLKIQDIIFAVTHKSSASEKEVRNAITTKCADENKMMKIQKGKRNSTTNNNNSSSNNDKENMLI; encoded by the exons ATGGATGCACAT ATATTGCCAGCGAATGCACGCGACATTTGCCACTGGAAGTCGCATTCCAGGCAACAGCAGTCGCAGCAGCCAATGCTACTCAACGCCTGGACGCAAACGACAAGTGATGATTTTGAATTGTTGCGCAGTCTCGATCCACAGGAAGCACACGATCCACATGTGATGGCCGAGAATTGTGCGCTGCGCGAGAAAGTCCGTTATCTGGAGTCTAAGTTGCAGGAGCACACAGATTTACTAACACAAATACATGCAGCATCGGCGCGCATGCAACAGGCGACGTCGACGCCTCCacctccatctccatctccccaacaacaacaacaacagcatccacAACTGCTGACGCCACCCAGTTCGGTTATCTGCGCGGCCGCTGCGCCGCCACAGATGGCGGCACAACGCGCCCAAGTTGTGGATTATAAAATCATAGCAGCAGCTGGCGCAGATTGCAATGATGCGGATGCCATTGAAATACGCCTGGCGGCGGAAAGCTTAAACAGTTTGAGCACATCGGCGGACTCGGAACGTCTGGAGATTTGTTTGGGCGGGGAGGGGGAGGAGCGAATAAAAAGGGAATCCACAACGACGCCGCTGCAGCTGAGCAAGCGCTGCAAGCTGGAAGAGAACATGACATCCACACCATTCACACCCAATccgctgcagcaacaacaatcactcAATACGTTCCACAAGTTGCCCAGCAGACGCAGCAGTGCCAAGTGGAAAGATGACAACAATTCCAGTGGAAGTGCTGGAAGCGGTGAGCAGATCATGGTTTCCATTGGACCCAACAACACCTGTGTGCCCGCCCAGATCTTTGAGAACATTAATTGGTCGGTTTCCTCATTGGCCACACGCAAATTGCTGGTTGCCATCTTCGATCGGGAAACCCTCGCCACACACTCAATGACGGGGAAACCCTCGCCCGCTTTCAAGGATCAGCGTAAACCGTTAAAGCAAATGCTCGATCCGCTCAAGATCCAAGACATTATCTTTGCCGTCACCCACAAGTCGAGTGCGAGCGAGAAGGAAGTTCGCAATGCCATCACCACCAAATGTGCCGATGAgaataaaatgatgaaaatccAAAAGGGAAAACGTAacagcaccaccaacaacaacaacagcagcagcaacaacgacaaggaGAACatgctaatttaa
- the LOC117780502 gene encoding uncharacterized protein LOC117780502 codes for MDILKKMFQSEFGEQQEQDASSSASNKDEFRKPQWFEEAETDDELFDDDRKFAFQVFTSPLEMQKHFERQLQRLLESVQENEADAGFERNLREDFLKPGFESKILKEFQRREGALDTDLDGEIYPDQLFSLIQRMNPEEGQEHIVPSNQRVRSLPRVRLSDEEIIMGRIHGTLNSDGELKPNVLRPPRPPSSGKPSIMTPMTPFGGVFEGSSYQGPKMFSQSVMTKTIRKPDGSYETTKVTQDSSGQKTTTVTRMIDGRQETVVSHDKAVGGATAAGTVTGAGAGTGVTGVQLPTYVNRNIFVTKEGYAMPRNLW; via the exons ATGGATATTCTGAAGAAAATGTTCCAATCGGAATTCGgagagcagcaggagcagga CGCTTCGTCGTCGGCTTCCAATAAGGATGAATTCCGCAAGCCGCAATGGTTCGAGGAGGCGGAAACCGATGATGAACTCTTTGATGATGATCGCAAGTTTGCGTTCCAGGTGTTTACGAGTccattggaaatgcagaagcACTTTGAGCGTCAACTGCAGCGTCTGCTTGAATCGGTGCAGGAGAACGAAG CTGATGCGGGCTTTGAGCGTAACTTGAGAGAGGATTTCCTTAAGCCGGGCTTTGAGAGTAAAATACTGAAGGAGTTTCAGCGCAGGGAAGGTGCTCTGGATACGGATCTGGATGGAGA AATCTATCCGGATCAATTGTTCTCGCTGATACAGCGCATGAATCCCGAGGAGGGACAGGAGCATATTGTGCCCTCGAATCAGCGGGTGAGGAGCTTGCCACGTGTGAGGCTGTCGGACGAGGAGATCATCATGGGACGCATCCATGGCACGCTGAACAGCGATGGCGAACTGAAGCCGAATGTGCTGCGTCCACCGCGTCCCCCGTCGAGCGGCAAGCCGAGCATTATGACGCCCATGACGCCATTTGGTGGCGTTTTCGAGGGCAGCAGCTATCAGGGACCGAAGATGTTTAGCCAGAGTGTGATGACGAAGACAATTCGTAAGCCGGATGGCAGCTATGAGACCACCAAGGTGACTCAAGACTCCAGCGGACAGAAGACAACAACGGTGACACGCATGATTGATGGACGCCAGGAGACGGTGGTCAGTCATGATAAGGCTGTgggaggagcaacagcagcgggaACTGTtacaggagcaggagcaggaacaggagTTACAGGAGTGCAATTGCCGACTTATGTGAATCGCAATATATTTGTGACAAAAGAAGGCTACGCCATGCCCAGGAACCTCTGGTGA
- the LOC117780508 gene encoding NADH dehydrogenase [ubiquinone] iron-sulfur protein 6, mitochondrial has product MMASKQLINNLNKVGRCAENWIKPLTATTRNFSSRSDVEKVTHTGQVFDKDDYRNARFVNAKRYVNENWGIKLIDELPPTVTTERVVCCDGGNGPLGHPKVYINLDKPGNHICGYCGLRFVKKDEHH; this is encoded by the exons ATGATGGCCagcaaacaattaataaacaacTTGAACAAAGTGGGTCGCTGTGCCGAGAATTGGATAAAACCATTGACGGCGACAACACGCAACTTCAGCTCACGCAGCGATGTGGAGAAAGTCACACACACTGGCCAg GTGTTCGACAAGGATGATTACCGCAATGCACGGTTTGTGAATGCCAAGCGCTATGTGAACGAAAACTGGGGCATCAAGTTGATTGACGAGCTGCCACCGACTGTCACCACCGAACGCGTCGTCTGCTGCGACGGCGGCAACGGACCCTTGGGACATCCCAAAGTCTACATCAATCTG gATAAACCTGGCAATCACATTTGCGGCTACTGCGGACTGCGTTTCGTCAAGAAGGATGAGCATCATTAG
- the LOC117780498 gene encoding ficolin-2-like, whose product MNLFLSFSNATRIPKRNETNLLQSTINNQLSELRGSLERQIKDALDMKPDIGFLKTAAQFLTGDIESLRSLEKQKNDGVNMESAIQQLRADFQSLSGELEKQKKDAINNEAELEKLKQDGINSEVEIQLLKAMLEQQQKSEVDNQSLRAELERQREITDGLVKALNKHNTWFNPSTCSEAKFSGIYETVLPNFISQPFKVACDALTHGGGWTVILKRMDGRVNFYRNLTEYKTGFGDLDGEFFLGLDKIHALTAERKQELLVVLEDFEGVEAFESYDAFAIGNENQQYVLHTLGKANGSAGDSLRRQEGQKFTTYDRDNDMYDNVNCAYRFTAAWWYKSCYDSHLLGKYNEPTWGNGVNWDTFRGPSYSLKKAVMMIRPKK is encoded by the exons ATGAATTTATTCCTATCGTTCTCTAACGCAACTCGAATTCCCAAACGTAATGAAACAAACTTACTTCagtcaacaataaataatcaacTGTCCGAATTGAG AGGGAGCCTAGAACGACAAATAAAAGATGCACTTGATATGAAGCCGGACATTGGATTTTTAAAAACGGCTGCTCAATTTCTAACAGGGGACATTGAATCTCTACGATCTCTGGAGAAGCAGAAGAATGATGGAGTTAATATGGAATCTGCTATTCAACAACTTAGAGCCGATTTTCAGTCTCTAAGTGGCGAACTGGAGAAGCAAAAGAAGGATGCAATTAATAACGAGGCGGAGTtagaaaaattgaaacaagATGGAATTAACAGCGAGGTGGAAATTCAACTTCTAAAGGCGATGTTGGAACAACAGCAGAAATCCGAAGTGGACAACCAATCTCTCCGCGCGGAACTCGAACGGCAAAGAGAGATAACAGATGGACTTGTTAAGGCCTTGAATAAACACAATACGTGGTTTAACCCATCCACTTGCTCCGAGGCTAAATTTAGTGGGATCTACGAAACAGTTCTTCCCAACTTTATAAGTCAACCCTTTAAAGTGGCCTGCGATGCTTTAACTCATGGAGGAGGATGGACTGTTATCCTTAAAAGGATGGATGGCCGTGTCAACTTTTATCGAAATTTGACTGAGTACAAAACTGGATTTGGTGATCTGGATGGAGAATTCTTCTTAGGTTTGGATAAAATACACGCACTAACTGCTGAGAGGAAACAGGAGCTACTTGTAGTGCTTGAGGATTTCGAGGGTGTTGAAGCATTCGAGTCGTATGATGCCTTCGCAATTGGCAACGAGAATCAACAATATGTATTACACACCCTGGGAAAAGCCAATGGAAGTGCTGGTGATTCCCTCAGAAGACAAGAGGGCCAAAAATTTACCACTTATGATCGAGACAATGATATGTATGATAATGTAAACTGCGCCTATCGCTTCACTGCTGCCTGGTGGTACAAAAGTTGTTACGACAG TCACTTGTTGGGCAAATATAACGAACCTACCTGGGGCAATGGCGTCAATTGGGATACTTTTCGAGGTCCGAGCTACTCCCTGAAAAAAGCCGTTATGATGATAAGACCGAAGAAGTGA